A region from the Cannabis sativa cultivar Pink pepper isolate KNU-18-1 chromosome 9, ASM2916894v1, whole genome shotgun sequence genome encodes:
- the LOC115721717 gene encoding uncharacterized protein LOC115721717, with translation MLSKCLFPVLVVALFLSYNTQTAIADVSSGRSGGRMGGSSFASSSSFKHSSPPPPSSSFKHSSSSSFSSSSRGLDESEDPSISFSFSGYFSNEPRRRSSTFSSPPSHFRNYHYSPDVSTETTRHFDPSSSTVSEEETENEKKGSYSGLLIFLGTVILAIGGFLYLTEPWYEASVLMVQVGLSGKATVLLGDLNRIAETADTSDVKGFHQVLQETVSVLLQHRDYWISGFTYVDKNKSVTESEKSFNEHSLEERKKVGIESLVNFNGEQKRTSTLKGNKLEKNYIVVTVLLSIRGVKNLPSIKTSKNLESSLESLRFVSLADMMAVEVLWTPQDVKDMLSEDDLLENYHHLRPI, from the exons ATGCTCTCCAAGTGTTTGTTTCCTGTTCTTGTAGTGGCTCTGTTTTTGTCTTACAACACCCAAACCGCCATAGCTGATGTCTCATCCGGTAGGTCCGGTGGGAGAATGGGTGGCTCTTCATTTGCTTCATCTTCTTCGTTTAAGCATTCTAGCCCTCCTCCTCCTTCTTCCTCGTTTAAACATTCGAGCTCTTCTTCTTTTTCGTCTTCTTCGCGTGGGTTAGATGAGTCAGAAGATCCTTCTATTTCATTTTCGTTTTCTGGGTATTTTAGTAATGAGCCTCGAAGAAGGAGTTCTACATTTTCATCACCACCATCACACTTCCGTAATTACCATTACTCGCCGGATGTTTCGACGGAAACGACCCGTCATTTTGATCCCTCGAGTTCCACTGTGTCAGAGGAAGAGACCGAGAATGAAAAGAAGGGTTCTTATAGCGGTCTTTTAATATTCTTGGGTACTGTAATATTAGCAATTGGGGGATTTCTCTATTTGACTGAACCCTGGTACGAAGCAAGTGTTCTAATGGTTCAG GTTGGGTTATCTGGAAAGGCTACAGTGCTTCTTGGAGATCTTAATCGAATTGCAGAAACTGCTGATACATCGGATGTTAAAGGTTTTCACCAAGTTCTGCAAG AAACCGTGTCAGTTCTGCTCCAACACCGTGATTACTGGATATCTGGTTTTACATAT GTAGATAAAAATAAGAGTGTTACGGAAAGCGAAAAGAGCTTTAACGAACATTCCTTGGAAGAGCGAAAGAAGGTTGGAATAGAGTCACTTGTCAATTTCAACGGCGAGCAAAAAAGAACCTCCACACTGAAGGGGAACAAACTTGAAAAGAACTACATAGTG GTTACAGTTCTTCTTTCCATTCGAGGTGTGAAGAACCTTCCTTCCATTAAAACCTCTAAGAACTTGGAATCATCCCTGGAATCTCTGAGATTTGTCTCTCTCGCTGACATGATG GCAGTGGAGGTACTCTGGACTCCACAAGACGTGAAAGATATGCTATCAGAAGATGACCTGCTTGAAAATTACCATCATTTGAGGCCAATATGA
- the LOC115722517 gene encoding uncharacterized protein LOC115722517: MEEGVRSVGSSGVVVKNRNSSGCLIVRRKGDDLVGGGGGGVGSGGHGSSSSRKAFNSKKGKKRQRLPVSDSGSSDELLAPPRRRLGPETIRVCNDLNAFGKGAVEDSEFDRKRERLERIQHNEDGYMSRNGFDEGERKGGKLDVFDFNEYDSSLYDDSGIGFGGRRYAGSMHMAQSGSEREYETGSSRRMVDKRNSSYFERISSRGNHPGKGRFEINRDDAQVSLSRDKLTGHSSDQAIRLQGKNGVLKVMVNKKKNLSGPLDNYNFHKAEERIKVRIGDASKKNVVTPPLYSAEKIHEKPAPVVRSEKKSTKSRKSLPTKITKKPNWDSEDSDTSLKSEPETMTSNKSMKRVSCEGEDAPSCEKLHSSKIKDGKARRGSGTEKQKLRERIRGLLVEAGWTIDYRPRRNRDYLDAVYINPSGTAYWSIIKAYDALQKQLIDEDNEIKPSCDGIELIPDEDLCQLTRKTKKKMEEEMKKKQRYGSDSENAKEIRVKRCINVKQDSESMESLSHDDKLSSFLKQGGKSFKNRMNENGLVSVNSNGQSSSHHLQDTGEKLAPGSNSNMLHGRKSRKLGRCTLLVRNKGINSETDGFVPYTGKRTLLSWLIDSGTVQLSQKVQYKNRRRTRVMLEGWITRDGIHCGCCSKILTIYKFEIHAGSKLRQPYQNIFLDSGVSLLQCQMDAWNRQEDSEKIGFHSVDVDGDDPNDDTCGICGDGGDLICCDGCPSTFHQSCLGIQTLPPGDWHCPNCTCKFCGIATGNVTDEDNTTLTMLFTCSLCDKKYHKSCASDIDVSSLDSNSMDSSFCGQKCKELFEHLQKYIGVKHDLEGGFSWSFIRRLDEDSDFAHRGVPQRVEGNSKLAVAMTVMDECFLPIVDRRSGINIIRNVLYNCGSNFNRINYGGFYTAILERGDELICAASLRFHGTKLAEMPFIGTRHIYRRQGMCRRLFYAIESALCSLKVEKLIIPAISELTHTWTVAFGFTPLEEAFKREMRSINMLVFPGIDMLQKLLGEQEHEAFTTTSKGMKQIECKGKPSIKPEAANKSDIDSPTKSDPHGGDDADLHHSDETTEEIAVVESGSHCVDVLVGTPLPGSSLNASPEREIPNPIEETTCSDSPSAAKICEATSDSKSQPPSTPSLDGVEMENKPVSAHLGNSTVSLPRNPDVSLNEISLMDSSIEASCEVKTQVSNEEAIQFESHLGAKCDLESKCLSKETNQLDSSLKDNTESLNEDGMDDPHGKDDKNAIVVPASFSGETIAENVSEEVLENPDIPISSFNDSNGSSVLIKSDLDHQIDCDNGKAPEAASDAMDCE, encoded by the exons ATGGAGGAAGGTGTAAGATCTGTTGGGTCTTCGGGGGTTGTTGTGAAGAACAGAAACTCTTCGGGTTGTTTGATCGTTAGAAGGAAAGGAGATGACTTGGTTGGTGGTGGGGGTGGTGGCGTCGGCAGTGGCGGCCATGGTTCATCGAGTTCCAGGAAGGCTTTTAATTCAAAGAAAGGTAAGAAGAGACAAAGATTACCTGTGAGTGATTCTGGGTCTAGCGATGAGCTACTGGCGCCTCCTCGTAGAAGGTTAGGACCTGAAACTATTCGTGTCTGCAATGATTTAAATGCTTTTGGAAAGGGTGCTGTTGAAGATAGCGAATTCGATAGGAAGAGGGAGAGGTTAGAGCGTATTCAGCATAATGAGGATGGTTATATGAGTAGAAATGGTTTTGATGAGGGTGAAAGAAAGGGAGGTAAGCTGGATGTGTTTGACTTCAATGAGTATGACAGTAGTCTCTATGATGATAGTGGCATCGGTTTTGGGGGAAGAAGGTATGCGGGCTCAATGCATATGGCTCAGAGTGGTTCTGAAAGGGAATATGAAACTGGATCAAGCAGACGTATGGTTGACAAGAGAAACAGTTCATATTTTGAGAGAATAAGCAGCCGGGGAAATCATCCTGGTAAGGGTAGATTTGAGATCAATCGGGATGATGCCCAGGTAAGCTTATCGAGAGACAAGTTGACTGGTCATTCCTCAGATCAAGCCATTAGGCTTCAAGGGAAAAATGGAGTTTTAAAGGTGATGGTGAACAAGAAAAAGAATTTAAGTGGACCACTagataattataattttcaCAAAGCGGAGGAACGCATAAAGGTAAGGATAGGAGATGCTTCTAAGAAGAATGTTGTAACTCCTCCATTATACTCGGCAGAAAAGATTCATGAGAAGCCAGCCCCAGTTGTCAGGTCAGAGAAAAAGTCTACGAAATCTAGAAAATCATTGCCCACTAAAATTACAAAGAAACCCAATTGGGATTCAGAGGATAGTGATACTTCCTTGAAGTCAGAACCAGAGACAATGACGAGTAATAAATCTATGAAGAGGGTGAGTTGTGAAGGTGAAGATGCTCCTTCATGTGAAAAGTTACATTCAAGCAAGATTAAAGATGGAAAAGCTCGACGTGGTAGTGGCACAGAGAAGCAAAAGTTGCGTGAACGGATAAGGGGGTTGCTTGTGGAAGCTGGGTGGACAATAGATTATAGACCTAGAAGGAACAGAGATTATCTAGACGCAGTTTATATTAACCCATCTGGAACAGCTTATTGGTCCATCATCAAGGCCTATGACGCACTTCAAAAGCAGTTAATTGATGAGGATAATGAGATTAAACCCAGCTGTGATGGTATTGAACTTATACCTGATGAGGACCTCTGTCAGTTGACAAGAAAAACTAAGAAGAAGATGGAGGAGGAAATGAAAAAGAAGCAAAGGTATGGAAGCGACAGTGAGAATGCAAAAGAAATCCGTGTCAAAAGATGTATAAATGTGAAGCAAGATTCAGAAAGCATGGAAAGTCTCAGTCATGACGATAAACTAAGCTCGTTCTTAAAGCAGGGTGGCAAATCATTTAAGAATAGAATGAATGAGAATGGTTTGGTTAGTGTCAACTCAAATGGCCAGAGTTCTTCTCATCATTTGCAAGATACTGGTGAAAAGCTGGCCCCAGGATCCAATTCTAATATGCTGCATGGAAGGAAAAGCAGAAAACTTGGAAGATGTACTCTGTTGGTTCGTAACAAGGGGATAAATTCAGAAACCGACGGCTTTGTTCCATATACTGGAAAAAGGACTCTGCTTTCCTGGCTGATTGACTCAGGAACTGTCCAGCTGAGCCAAAAAGTGCagtacaagaatcgccgaaGAACACGAGTAATGCTCGAGGGCTGGATTACAAGGGATGGAATTCATTGTGGTTGCTGCAGTAAAATTCTCACTATTTATAAATTTGAGATTCATGCTGGAAGCAAACTACGTCAGCCGTATCAAAACATTTTCTTGGACTCTGGGGTTTCTCTTCTGCAATGCCAAATGGATGCGTGGAATAGACAAGAGGATTCAGAAAAGATTGGTTTTCACTCTGTAGATGTTGATGGTGATGATCCCAATGACGATACTTGTGGTATCTGTGGAGATGGTGGGGATTTGATCTGTTGTGATGGTTGCCCATCAACCTTTCATCAAAGCTGCTTGGGTATACAG ACGCTTCCCCCTGGGGATTGGCACTGTCCCAATTGTACGTGCAAATTTTGTGGGATTGCCACTGGGAATGTCACTGATGAGGACAATACGACTCTTACAATGCTCTTTACATGCAGTCTCTGCGATAAAAAAT ATCACAAATCCTGTGCTTCAGATATTGACGTCAGCTCACTTGATTCCAATAGTATGGACTCATCTTTTTGTGGGCAAAAATGTAAAGAG CTCTTTGAGCATTTGCAGAAGTATATTGGGGTCAAACATGATTTAGAAGGAGGGTTTTCATGGTCTTTCATTCGTAGATTAGATGAAGACTCTGACTTCGCACATCGAGGAGTTCCTCAGAGAGTTGAAGGCAATTCAAAGCTCGCTGTTGCTATGACTGTTATGGATGAATGTTTTTTGCCCATTGTTGATAGGAGAAGTGGGATTAATATAATTCGTAATGTTCTTTACAACTGTGG TTCAAACTTTAACAGAATAAACTATGGTGGCTTCTACACTGCTATTTTGGAGAGGGGTGATGAATTAATTTGTGCTGCATCTCTCAG GTTCCATGGGACTAAGTTAGCAGAGATGCCATTCATTGGAACTCGCCATATATATAGACGTCAGGGGATGTGCCGTAGGCTTTTCTATGCCATTGAATCA GCTCTCTGTTCTCTCAAGGTTGAGAAATTGATTATCCCTGCAATTTCTGAACTCACACATACGTGGACAGTGGCTTTTGGTTTCACTCCTCTTGAGGAAGCATTCAAACGAGAAATGAGATCAATAAATATGTTGGTTTTCCCTGGGATAGACATGCTACAAAAGCTTCTTGGGGAGCAAGAACATGAGGCCTTCACGACTACCAGTAAAG GTATGAAGCAAATAGAATGCAAAGGCAAACCAAGTATTAAGCCAGAGGCAGCGAATAAATCAGATATTGATTCTCCAACAAAGAGTGATCCTCATGGTGGTGATGATGCTGATTTGCATCATTCTGATGAAACAACTGAGGAAATTGCTGTTGTGGAATCTGGTTCCCATTGTGTGGATGTGCTTGTTGGCACTCCTTTGCCGGGTAGTTCATTAAATGCTTCTCCTGAACGTGAGATTCCAAATCCTATTGAAGAGACCACATGTTCTGACTCTCCTTCAGCGGCCAAAATATGTGAAGCTACATCAGACTCCAAAAGTCAGCCCCCCTCTACACCAAGTCTTGATGGTGTAGAGATGGAAAATAAACCTGTATCAGCTCATCTTGGAAATAGCACTGTTTCTTTGCCCAGAAATCCAGATGTTTCTTTAAATGAAATTTCTTTGATGGACAGTTCCATTGAAGCTTCCTGTGAAGTtaaaactcaagtttcaaacgAGGAGGCTATACAGTTTGAATCTCATTTAGGGGCCAAATGTGATTTGGAAAGTAAATGTCTGTCTAAAGAAACTAATCAGTTGGATTCTTCTCTCAAAGATAATACAGAGTCTTTGAATGAAGATGGTATGGATGATCCCCATGGAAAGGATGACAAGAATGCGATTGTTGTACCTGCTTCGTTCTCAGGGGAAACCATAGCTGAGAATGTTTCCGAGGAAGTCCTGGAAAATCCAGACATCCCCATCTCTAGTTTTAATGACTCTAATGGGAGTTCCGTGCTGATTAAATCTGATTTGGACCATCAAATTGACTGTGATAATGGAAAAGCTCCAGAAGCTGCTTCTGATGCAATGGATTGTGAGTAA